The genomic stretch gcTTGTAAATACATCTCTGACTTCTTGTTTATCTGTCAGCTTTCAGTGATCACTCATGAGGAGTATGCACTGTTCCAGAAGTAAAGCTCCTGGATTTCTTCAGGACTGTACTAAGTGCTTGAAAGTATCTAAACAAAACAGACCTAAGCTTCAGAGCGGAATTAATGGTCCCCAAAGAGCACATCAACTGGCACACGAGAGGAGGAAAGCAAAAATGGGTACAAAGGAATCAAATGAACGGTGAACTATGAAAAACAGAGAGGATTTCATTTAGAACTCACAGAAACAAGGATCCCAATGGTCTAAGTGGACTATGTGATTCTAAATCCAAGTCCTAGTCCATCAGCTACGAGGTAAACAGCTGATGTGGGCCCTTGCTTATTCTACTTACAACCTACCGAGAATGTTGGGAAGAGACTATGGAAGCTCGGCATCCTTTTTCCTTCACTTGTATAAACTGCATGGTGGTCAACCAGACTATATGCTACTAGAACTAAGTCTGGCCTATTTAACTTTACGTGTTGAGCCCAGTGATGTCAGGAGAAAAGATGGTTTGCTACCTTTTTGGAGCTTCCTGAACTGTGTTCTCCATTGCTTCTAGATGAGAAATGATGAGCTATTCAAGACCCGGTCAGTCACCACATCTTAGCTTCAATTACTTACAGGAGTCCAAATTTCATTAGCTCCAACTCATATGATCATCACTTTCGCTTTCACATTACTGAACTGTGCATGTGTTAAATACTATCGTGCTTtccctcttttgttttcttgtttctcagCAGCCCACTTCCCTATCCTTGAAACTACCTTTTGGTCTTTTCTAAAATTGCCCAAGTTCTTGGCTTTacttatacttctttttttttttgaaattccaTTCTTTTTGTGACCTGTACTTAAACTCCTCAAGCTCCGGTTTCCTTCCCTTAGATTCAGTTGTCACTATTTCTTCTTTGTACTGTCAATACAGCAAGTAGCTAACAGAACATTATGTGCCCATGACATGTAGTACTTTCTGTTAATAGCTTCTCAATTGTAATCTGCAGCCATAAGGTCCTATATAAAGTTCAAGTTGCACTTAAAAGCAAATGAATATTAAAGTTCACAAAGTTACCACAAATCCAGGTACTTAAAGTGACTTTCCCcttaaaaaatcatattatctTGCTGGGCGTGGctgcatgtgcctatagtcccagctagtcaggaggctgaggcaggaggaatgcccaggagttcaagtccagcatGAATAAtacagtgagagaaaaaaaaaatttccagtacCTTTCACTCTCAGCTGTCTGCATGGTCTCCAGTTTCGAGTGGGTTCCTCTGTTAAATCCTTTTACCTCCTGTTCTTCCAAAGATTCCAGCAATCGGATGACATCTTTATTTACTCCTCTGCGCTTTGCCAGAACTAAAGGGGTAGCACCTTGATGATTGctaaaaaaaagttcataaaaataaagaagccaTCATAACATACTATATTGTCAGCTCCATTTTTAGTACCCATTTGTATAGATCTCAGTGAATAAAGAATGGGCCCAATTAGGATCTACCCTAGGGCTGTGGGGAACTAAAGGAgtatttggctcactgcaactcttcCACCATAAGCCTTGACCAGCAGGCTGCAATCAGACCTTGCCTGATGGGATTTCTGCACAGTTCATCacagaggccattatcctgttACCCAAACACatcccccacctccagccccatccTCACACTGAATGTCTCCTCAACAGCAGATTGTGGTGGATGTTATAGCCGTGtgcctccattttttttctgaattgtacTATAGAAAGTGTTTATGAAGAATAAACAAATcaccagggggaaaaaaaaaggatgggtcCAATTAACTCAAAAGTAAAACCCAGAGCTGAGCCAAACATCCAGTGGAGCTGAATTTTGAATtaacccttgttttttttttttttttttacttccagggaaaaggaaaaagagaacataTAGTCAAAAAAAGTGGATAAATCTAGTTCTAAACACATTCTTAtttgatatttacattttatgagatgagtacttttttttaacgtctaagaaaaaaatgtcaaataagcTGCTGTGGTTCACACAGCTATTTAACGCTAATAATAGGAGAGAACCACATTAAATCCTGCAGTCAATTCCTACCCCATCGTGTCCTGCAGAAACAGAAGCATTTACTGTCTTATTCAGATTTAGGGGCATTATAGCATCAATAAATTAGGGCAGTGTGTAACTGTAATTTAAAGGTCAAGCTCAGTTTTACAGGTGACTTGACATCGTTCCCACTGAAAAAGCAGAGTatcaccaaaacaaacaaaaagccccatAACTTCCTCAAATTGTTCAGTTTAAAAAGGATCTTGGACTCCACGGAGATTATGAAGCTCACATGGCGCATTACATGACAGAAGGCACATAAGCGTTGGAGTCAGCGGAActaggttcaaattccagctctgtccCTTATAAACTGTGACCTTTTCAAATCCTCTATAAACTGTGTGAACTTTGTCCAATCCTTTTTTGTCTTAACTAtcaaatctgtaaaatgaagaaaacacctATCGTGAGAGCTCTTCATTCTGAGGACTAAATGAGCTAACAAGTAAACAGGGTCCAGCTCAtagattttcaacaaatgttcttttcttcttcttcccttgtTGTAACACTACATAATTAATTAGTAGCAGAAACTACCCAcaattttcatagaaaaaaatatgctgCTTCAGCAAAAACCTAGAGGTCAGTCCCTCATTCCCTCACTTGCCTAACAGAATTACACTGTCTTCAATGCCTTTCTGAACTTATTTCAACTGattaatgagaaaacaaaatccaaagaCCCAAGATAAGACTATCAGTTGAGAGACTAATGGGAAGAAATGACTAGACTTCTAAAACCATAGAGAACTTACCAAATATCAATTTTGAGTCCATTGGAAACCAAAAACTGGATAGTATCCACATGGCCACAGAGGTGAAGAGCCGTGTTTCCTTGATAATCTGTGGCCAGAAGATCAGCACCGAATTTATGCAGTAACTGGCAGATGTCTACATTTCCTCGAGCTGCTGCAAGGTGAAGGCCTGTTCTGCCCCTGCTGTCACGAATATTTGGGTCAAAGCCACTTTCCAAAAGCCGCTTGGAATAATTAAAGTCCCCATCAATACAAGCTTGTAGCAAGGGCACGTTAGTCTGAGAAGAATCATTTACAAAAACATACGACATTGTTCTGATGTGGTGGATGTAACACACCTGTAATGAGATAGGTGAGTGAGATGCCATGAAGACAAATGAAATCAAGGCAAAGGAATCATTTAGAAAAGCActatttttcatcctttttggcgtcctgcctcaaataaataaattactttaccaaacagaaacaacaacaaatttatcaattatattttattttccattaaaacattttattttcttcatatctgCTGGATTAAAATTCTAATTCAATTACTGTAAAGCTCTATTTTGCTTTTCATCATGTAAAAAGAttaagagatatttttaaagttaagcaAGATATAATAGCTTAGATTTAAGTATTACGTTGTCAGAACACATAGATAACATGATGTTTAAACATCAAATAACTACCCATATATAAACGCTACTGCTGGTAGACATTCTTATTTAAACAAACTGATTCACTTTGATATATTTGCTTCTTCTTGTATTTGAGATATTCTACATGGTAACTAAAACTACTTGCATGAAAAGAAGTTATACTCAACAAAGACCTGTAGAATGTTATGTTtatagcacaatttttttttttttttgagatggtatctcgctctgttgcccaggctggagtgcagtggcgtggtctcagcttatcacaacctccacctcctgggttcaagcgattctcctgcctccgcctcccaagtagctggaatttcaggcgcttgccaccatgcctggctaattttttgtatttttagtagagatagggttttaccatgttggccaggctggtcttgaactcctaacctcatgatgtgcccgcctcagcctagaaaaagtgctgggactacaggtgtgagccaccgtgcctggcctatagcaCAAATTTTAAGAGAAAGGCTAAGGAAAGTaacaaactgaatttaaaaatcagagcacaaaATCAATTCAGATTATGCTTTTTTTTACAGCATTGATCTTATTCTGCTGTGCTCTGTGGTTATCTCAATATGTGACTGTGCCAAATTCCCCCTGTCCAAAGACTGAGAGACGAGGTAAAAAAAGTAAGGCTGTCTGGGAATACCAAGTCAGGACAAAGCAGCAATCTCAACCAGGTCCGATGTGAATTGCATCTCTGGGACTCATCCAGCTCACCAGTTTGCTCACATCTCTTTCACGGATGTTTCCCGGCCCCACTGGTGCACCTGAACTCAGGTGAGAGTTCAGCACCTGCCTGGTGCACCTGAACTCTCAGGACATTCTGCTCTACCAAAGTGCATACCACTaggtctctctttctcccctagGTTCATTTAAGAAAGAGTTAAAGCCTGTCAAAAGAAACTTCGCTACAAAATtgacaagaaaacagaaaggcaGACACCAATGCTTTTCTAGAGATGGCTTTTTAATTCTTAGGTTACAAAAGCTTAGTCACAGATGGACTTGGCTTATACAGCTGATCAGGTAAAGTCTCTTTCTGAAACACTGACGGAACTGGATGCTAGACCCATCTAGTCTTGTGCCTAACCTCAAGGGGATTCAGGGAAGCCTGGTTGCTGAGTTTGGTGAGACTGCTGCCCCTATTCATTTCAACTTGGCTTCTCAGCAGAGCCATTGTCCCAAAATCTGGGGCTGCCTTACACAAGGGCTCTGCTGCTACCACAGGCTCTCTGTGGGAAGAGTGGGCATTAACATATATTGAGACTCGTTCTGAGCCAGGTGCAAACTAGGAGGttttaatgaatttaatttaatcttaCTAATGCCACAGTAAGGTTTTTTTTATATCTGAATTTCAGTGAGGAGCCActgaaggattttttgttttaaattgagacaggttttcgctctgccgcccaggctggagtgcggtggtacaatcatggcgcactatagcctcaaactcctcggttcaagcagtcctcccacatcagcctcctaaatagctgggactactattTCAATGAGTCCAGCCCTTTGAAGGATTTTAAGTCAAAGAAATGGCACGGTCTTATTAGTCTTTCAGAAAGATTACTTGGATGGTAATATGGAGGGGTTAGATTGTAGAGAAAaagactggaggcagggagatcaATCATTAGGTCATTGCAGCTACTAGGCAAGAAATGAAAACCTGACCTAAGGCAGTGGCAGGCAGAAGGGGACACACTGGAGAGGAATAGAGAAGACAGAATTAGCGCAACTTAATGACTCACTGGATATGAAATGAAGAGTGAAAATGGGCTGTtaagaataatttcaaataagaaaaaaataatgtttatgattAAAGAATACAGAGATTAAAATAAACTTCAGATTATGATACAtatgatgactttttaaaaatctggctgggcacagtggctcatacctgtaatcccagcactttggaaggccaaaacaggaggatagcttgaagcccaggagttcaaaactagcctgggtaacatagcgagagaccctgtctctataaaatatttaaaaattagccaggcacggtggcgcatgtcTTTCGTCCCACCTGTTCGAGacgctgaggtgagaggatcacttgagcctgggagactgaggttacgatgagctgagattgagccacggcactccagcctgggcatcagagtgagaccctgtctcaaaaaaacaaaccaaaccaaaccaaaccaacaaaca from Rhinopithecus roxellana isolate Shanxi Qingling chromosome 9, ASM756505v1, whole genome shotgun sequence encodes the following:
- the ANKRD46 gene encoding ankyrin repeat domain-containing protein 46 — protein: MSYVFVNDSSQTNVPLLQACIDGDFNYSKRLLESGFDPNIRDSRGRTGLHLAAARGNVDICQLLHKFGADLLATDYQGNTALHLCGHVDTIQFLVSNGLKIDICNHQGATPLVLAKRRGVNKDVIRLLESLEEQEVKGFNRGTHSKLETMQTAESESAMESHSLLNPNLQQGEGVLSSFRTTWQEFVEDLGFWRVLLLIFVIALLSLGIAYYVSGVLPFVENQPELVH